One Punica granatum isolate Tunisia-2019 chromosome 3, ASM765513v2, whole genome shotgun sequence genomic window carries:
- the LOC116201496 gene encoding telomere repeat-binding factor 1, translating into MGAPKQKWTAEEEAALKAGVLKHGAGKWRTILTDPEFSDVLHMRSNVDLKDKWRNINVTAIWGSRQKARLAALKRNQLTPKHDANPLAISTVVKSDEEIVDAKPLAVSGGALESVGSKERVKRLDILILEAISNLKEPAGSDRAAIAAYIEDQYWAPPNLKKLLSAKLKHLIANGKLIKVKHRYRIPPNSKYSEGRKGASRPLLEGSKRSSPRAERREVKIFTKSQIDEELSRMRTMTAQEAAAAAAKAVAEAEAAIAEAEEAAREAEAAEAEAEAAQVFAQAAMSALKCRTLDQ; encoded by the exons ATGGGTGCTCCTAAACAGAAGTGGACAGCAGAAGAAGAGGCAGCTCTGAAAGCTGGGGTTCTTAAACACGGAGCTGGCAAATGGCGGACAATACTTACAGACCCTGAGTTTAGTGATGTCTTGCACATGCGATCAAATGTGGATCTCAAG GATAAATGGAGAAATATTAATGTAACTGCTATCTGGGGTTCAAGGCAGAAGGCCAGACTTGCTGCTCTAAAAAGGAATCAACTGACACCTAAGCATGATGCAAACCCTTTGGCTATCAGCACAGTGGTTAAGAGTGATGAAGAAATTGTAGATGCTAAGCCTCTTGCAGTATCTGGTGGAGCGTTGGAGTCTGTGGGCTCAAAAGAACGTGTAAAAAG GCTGGATATTCTTATTCTAGAGGCCATTTCCAACTTGAAGGAGCCAGCTGGTTCTGACCGTGCTGCAATTGCTGCATACATAGAG GATCAGTATTGGGCACCACCTAACCTCAAAAAGCTCTTGTCTGCAAAACTGAAACATCTGATAGCAAATGGAAAACTGATCAAG GTAAAGCACCGATACAGGATTCCACCAAATTCAAAGTACTCAGAAGGAAGAAAAGGCGCTTCAAGGCCACTCTTGGAAGGAAGCAAGAGGTCTTCTCCAAGAGCAGAAAGGAGAGAGGTCAAAATCTTTACGAAATCACAGATCGATGAAGAGCTATCAAGGATGAGGACCATGACAGCTCAAGAGGCAGCTGCAGCTGCTGCAAAAGCAGTTGCTGAGGCAGAAGCTGCAATTGCAGAGGCTGAAGAAGCGGCCAGAGAGGCAGAGGCTGCAGAAGCCGAAGCAGAAGCAGCACAAGTTTTCGCCCAAGCAGCAATGAGTGCGCTGAAATGTAGAACACTTGATCAATG A
- the LOC116199379 gene encoding uncharacterized protein LOC116199379 → MRSLSMRFPSRSLLKLLAASTESPFSRHLCSQSLQSESRTQKLERIADELLSLTKLERYDYSILFRLKMGLNQYGPAVSGLGSPGAAAAQGADGKPAAAAAEKTAFDIKLEKFDAAAKIKVIKEVRTFTDLGLKEAKELVEKAPVVLKKGVTKEEAAPILEKLKEVGATVTLE, encoded by the coding sequence ATGCGATCCCTGTCGATGAGATTCCCCTCCAGGTCCCTCCTCAAGCTGCTCGCCGCTTCGACGGAATCTCCGTTCTCCCGCCATCTCTGCTCGCAGTCCTTACAGTCCGAATCCCGGACTCAGAAGCTGGAGCGGATCGCGGACGAGCTCCTCTCCCTGACCAAACTCGAGCGGTACGACTACTCCATCCTCTTCCGCCTCAAGATGGGCCTCAACCAGTACGGACCCGCCGTATCCGGACTCGGCTCGCCCGGGGCGGCTGCAGCACAGGGAGCGGATGGGAAGCCAGCCGCGGCAGCAGCAGAAAAGACGGCGTTCGACATTAAGTTGGAGAAGTTCGATGCTGCGGCGAAGATCAAGGTGATCAAGGAAGTCAGGACCTTTACGGATTTGGGGCTGAAGGAGGCCAAGGAGTTGGTGGAGAAAGCGCCGGTGGTGTTGAAGAAAGGCGTCACTAAGGAGGAGGCCGCTCCGATCCTGGAGAAGCTCAAGGAGGTCGGTGCTACTGTTACTTTAGAATGA
- the LOC116199377 gene encoding pentatricopeptide repeat-containing protein At5g67570, chloroplastic isoform X2, with protein MEASPSNSHQLPPAPKFQPNTERIKRRLLKNGVFPTPKIVHTLRKKAIQKHDRKQDKNSAQSQDVFPPAQQQALLEEAHCEKLKREYKEFNKAVNLMVGLPWEGVERVTLRELASARDEYEVGVVRRTRLRELGEMFEGRKREELQWVLEDDPVEWKGSWVEREGSDWDPQKSRKRRTESEVVKFLVTRLSASEIDKRDWKFSRMMKQSGLQFTEEQLLKILEGLGSEGRWKQAMSVVEWVYDDKQHRHWKSRFVYTKLLAVLGKARRPQEALKVFNQMLVLNACVPSHQWKGVSWVFEQLRMSGLKPNGATYGLAMEVMLQSGKYDLVHEFFRKMKRSGEAPRAITYKVLVTSFWREGKVDEAVEAVRDMERRGVVGTASVYYELACCLCNNGRWQEAVVEVEKSRKLPHAKPLEVTFTGLIISSMEGGHIDDCISLFNYMKGQCDCSANIGTINTMLRIYGRNDMFSEAKELFEEIKGTQLPERTSSGSDNVVHVSLIPDEYTYSLMLEASARALQWEYFEYVYKEMTLSHYRLDQTKHASFLMAASKAGKGHLLEHAFDSILEAGEVPQPLVFLEMVFQATAQHNYERAVTLITIMAHAPFQVTEKQWTELFGRSNRRIPEECWENLLGALRNCPLANEATVTNLARSLNSLLERSVESGEISSLGKGTGNSQADLVGRRSLSFGQDDLGTVNHGTSDGGEPKIDMRGEKCYIAGEVCGDDLPEGESNGIDSILSTFRLDDDLEDEDEEDNDDLELGLEYDSDEDEEIEPDLPSAEEILQMWKESRQKDDSTPN; from the exons ATGGAAGCTTCACCTTCCAACTCTCACCAGCTCCCTCCCGCCCCGAAATTCCAACCCAACACCGAAAGAATCAAACGGCGCCTTCTAAAAAATGGCGTGTTCCCTACTCCCAAGATCGTCCACACCCTCCGCAAGAAGGCGATTCAGAAGCACGACCGCAAACAGGACAAGAACTCGGCACAATCCCAGGATGTTTTCCCGCCCGCCCAACAGCAGGCCCTTCTCGAGGAGGCCCACTGCGAGAAATTGAAGCGGGAGTACAAGGAGTTCAATAAAGCCGTGAACTTGATGGTGGGCTTGCCCTGGGAGGGCGTGGAGAGGGTGACGCTGAGGGAGCTCGCGAGTGCGAGGGATGAGTACGAGGTTGGGGTTGTGAGGAGAACGAGGTTGAGGGAGTTGGGTGAGATGTTTGAGGGGAGGAAGAGGGAGGAGTTGCAGTGGGTTTTGGAAGATGATCCTGTTGAATGGAAAGGGAGCTGGGTGGAGAGGGAAGGCTCGGATTGGGACCCGCAGAAGAGTAGGAAGAGGAGAACAGAGTCCGAGGTAGTAAAGTTCTTGGTCACCAG GTTGAGCGCGAGCGAGATTGATAAAAGGGACTGGAAATTTTCGAGGATGATGAAGCAATCAGGGTTGCAGTTCACTGAAGAACAGTTGCTTAAGATTCTTGAAGGCCTCGGCAGTGAGGGGCGCTGGAAACAAGCGATGTCGGTTGTGGAATGGGTGTATGATGATAAGCAACATAGGCATTGGAAGAGCAG GTTTGTTTACACGAAACTCTTGGCAGTTCTTGGGAAGGCAAGGAGGCCCCAAGAAGCTCTCAAAGTTTTCAATCAGATGCTG GTATTGAACGCGTGTGTACCATCTCATCAGTGGAAGGGTGTTTCTTGGGTGTTTGAGCAATTGAGGATGAGTGGCCTGAAACCCAATGGAGCCACATATGGACTAGCAATGGAG GTAATGCTTCAATCCGGAAAGTATGACCTCGTCCACGAGTTCTTTCGCAAGATGAAAAGAAGCGGGGAAGCTCCGAGAGCGATCACTTATAAAG TGCTTGTCACGAGTTTCTGGAGAGAGGGGAAAGTTGATGAAGCTGTGGAAGCTGTGAGGGATATGGAACGCAGGGGAGTGGTTGGAACAGCCAGTGTGTATTATGAGTTAGCTTGCTGTCTCTGCAACAATGGAAGATGGCAAGAGGCTGTGGTGGAG GTTGAGAAGTCAAGAAAACTTCCTCATGCAAAACCTTTGGAAGTTACCTTCACAGGCTTGATAATTTCTTCCATGGAAGGCGGACATATAGATGATTGTATATCCCTTTTCAACTACATGAAAGGACAGTGTGATTGCAGCGCTAACATTGGGACCATAAACACCATGCTTAGGATCTACGGGCGGAATGATATGTTCTCAGAAGCTAAGGAACTGTTCGAAGAAATCAAAGGAACCCAACTCCCTGAAAGGACTTCCAGTGGTAGTGACAATGTTGTCCATGTTTCACTCATTCCGGATGAGTACACATACAGCTTGATGCTTGAGGCTTCTGCCAGAGCACTGCAGTGGGAATATTTTGAATATGTTTACAAGGAGATGACCCTCTCACACTATCGGCTGGaccaaacaaaacatgcatctTTTCTCATGGCAGCATCTAAAGCTGGAAAG GGGCATCTTCTCGAGCATGCATTTGATTCAATTCTCGAAGCTGGTGAAGTGCCTCAACCTCTGGTTTTCCTTGAGATGGTTtttcaagccacggctcaacatAACTATGAGAGAGCTGTCACCCTTATCACGATAATGGCCCATGCACCATTCCAAGTTACTGAGAAGCAGTGGACCGAGCTCTTCGGGAGGAGTAACAGAAGAATCCCCGAGGAATGCTGGGAGAATCTCTTAGGTGCCCTCCGCAATTGTCCTCTAGCAAATGAAGCCACGGTGACCAACTTGGCGAGATCATTGAACTCTCTCCTCGAAAGATCAGTTGAATCGGGAGAAATCTCTAGCTTGGGCAAGGGGACTGGAAATTCTCAGGCAGATTTGGTGGGCAGAAGAAGCCTTAGTTTCGGCCAAGACGACCTTGGCACTGTGAATCACGGTACATCTGACGGAGGTGAACCCAAAATAGACATGAGAGGAGAAAAATGTTACATTGCTGGAGAGGTCTGTGGCGATGACTTGCCAGAGGGGGAGTCGAACGGTATAGACAGTATACTCTCGACATTTAGATTGGATGACGACTTAGAGGACGAAGATGAGGAAGATAATGACGATTTGGAGCTTGGATTAGAATACGACTCTGacgaagatgaagagattgaACCGGACTTGCCCTCAGCGGAGGAGATACTCCAAATGTGGAAAGAGAGCAGGCAGAAGGACGATTCAACGCCAAATTAG
- the LOC116199378 gene encoding ADP-ribosylation factor-like protein 8a, with protein MGLLEAILNWLRSLFFKQEMELSLIGLQNAGKTSLVNVVATGGYSEDMIPTVGFNMRKVTKGNVTIKLWDLGGQPRFRTMWERYCRAVSAIVYVVDAADPDNLNISKSELHDLLSKPSLSGIPLLVLGNKIDKPGALSKQAFTDQMGLKSITDREVCCFMISCKNSTNIDSVIDWLVKHSKSKS; from the exons ATGGGTCTCCTCGAAGCTATCCTCAATTGGCTTCGCAG CCTCTTCTTCAAGCAGGAGATGGAGCTGTCCTTGATTGGACTTCAAAATGCCGGGAAGACTTCGCTAGTCAATGTTGTTGCA ACTGGTGGATACAGCGAGGACATGATCCCCACT GTTGGGTTCAACATGAGAAAGGTGACAAAAGGAAATGTCACGATAAAGCTTTGGGATCTCGGCGGTCAACCTAGGTTCCGCACCATGTGGGAGCGATATTGCCGAGCAGTGTCTGCTATCGT ATATGTGGTAGATGCTGCCGACCCTGATAACCTGAACATCTCAAAAAGCGAGCTCCACGACTTGCTGAGCAAACCTTCGCTGAGTGGCATTCCTCTACTTGTTCTGGGAAACAAGATTGACAAGCCTGGAGCACTTTCTAAACAGGCATTCACCGATCAAAT GGGATTGAAGTCGATTACCGACAGGGAAGTATGCTGCTTCATGATATCATGCAAGAATTCGACCAACATCGACTCAGTTATCGATTGGCTTGTGAAGCACTCAAAGTCAAAAAGCTGA
- the LOC116199377 gene encoding pentatricopeptide repeat-containing protein At5g67570, chloroplastic isoform X1 — MEASPSNSHQLPPAPKFQPNTERIKRRLLKNGVFPTPKIVHTLRKKAIQKHDRKQDKNSAQSQDVFPPAQQQALLEEAHCEKLKREYKEFNKAVNLMVGLPWEGVERVTLRELASARDEYEVGVVRRTRLRELGEMFEGRKREELQWVLEDDPVEWKGSWVEREGSDWDPQKSRKRRTESEVVKFLVTRLSASEIDKRDWKFSRMMKQSGLQFTEEQLLKILEGLGSEGRWKQAMSVVEWVYDDKQHRHWKSRFVYTKLLAVLGKARRPQEALKVFNQMLEDFHIYPDMAAYHSIAVTLGQSGLVKELLNLIESMREKTRKKIKNLRKKSWDPVLEPDLIVYNAVLNACVPSHQWKGVSWVFEQLRMSGLKPNGATYGLAMEVMLQSGKYDLVHEFFRKMKRSGEAPRAITYKVLVTSFWREGKVDEAVEAVRDMERRGVVGTASVYYELACCLCNNGRWQEAVVEVEKSRKLPHAKPLEVTFTGLIISSMEGGHIDDCISLFNYMKGQCDCSANIGTINTMLRIYGRNDMFSEAKELFEEIKGTQLPERTSSGSDNVVHVSLIPDEYTYSLMLEASARALQWEYFEYVYKEMTLSHYRLDQTKHASFLMAASKAGKGHLLEHAFDSILEAGEVPQPLVFLEMVFQATAQHNYERAVTLITIMAHAPFQVTEKQWTELFGRSNRRIPEECWENLLGALRNCPLANEATVTNLARSLNSLLERSVESGEISSLGKGTGNSQADLVGRRSLSFGQDDLGTVNHGTSDGGEPKIDMRGEKCYIAGEVCGDDLPEGESNGIDSILSTFRLDDDLEDEDEEDNDDLELGLEYDSDEDEEIEPDLPSAEEILQMWKESRQKDDSTPN; from the exons ATGGAAGCTTCACCTTCCAACTCTCACCAGCTCCCTCCCGCCCCGAAATTCCAACCCAACACCGAAAGAATCAAACGGCGCCTTCTAAAAAATGGCGTGTTCCCTACTCCCAAGATCGTCCACACCCTCCGCAAGAAGGCGATTCAGAAGCACGACCGCAAACAGGACAAGAACTCGGCACAATCCCAGGATGTTTTCCCGCCCGCCCAACAGCAGGCCCTTCTCGAGGAGGCCCACTGCGAGAAATTGAAGCGGGAGTACAAGGAGTTCAATAAAGCCGTGAACTTGATGGTGGGCTTGCCCTGGGAGGGCGTGGAGAGGGTGACGCTGAGGGAGCTCGCGAGTGCGAGGGATGAGTACGAGGTTGGGGTTGTGAGGAGAACGAGGTTGAGGGAGTTGGGTGAGATGTTTGAGGGGAGGAAGAGGGAGGAGTTGCAGTGGGTTTTGGAAGATGATCCTGTTGAATGGAAAGGGAGCTGGGTGGAGAGGGAAGGCTCGGATTGGGACCCGCAGAAGAGTAGGAAGAGGAGAACAGAGTCCGAGGTAGTAAAGTTCTTGGTCACCAG GTTGAGCGCGAGCGAGATTGATAAAAGGGACTGGAAATTTTCGAGGATGATGAAGCAATCAGGGTTGCAGTTCACTGAAGAACAGTTGCTTAAGATTCTTGAAGGCCTCGGCAGTGAGGGGCGCTGGAAACAAGCGATGTCGGTTGTGGAATGGGTGTATGATGATAAGCAACATAGGCATTGGAAGAGCAG GTTTGTTTACACGAAACTCTTGGCAGTTCTTGGGAAGGCAAGGAGGCCCCAAGAAGCTCTCAAAGTTTTCAATCAGATGCTG GAGGATTTCCACATATACCCTGATATGGCCGCATACCACAGCATTGCTGTTACACTCGGGCAAAGTGGGCTTGTGAAAGAACTGCTTAACCTTATTGAGTCCATGAGGGAGAAAACTCGCAAGAAGATTAAGAACTTGCGTAAAAAGAGCTGGGACCCAGTCCTTGAACCCGACCTGATCGTGTATAATGCT GTATTGAACGCGTGTGTACCATCTCATCAGTGGAAGGGTGTTTCTTGGGTGTTTGAGCAATTGAGGATGAGTGGCCTGAAACCCAATGGAGCCACATATGGACTAGCAATGGAG GTAATGCTTCAATCCGGAAAGTATGACCTCGTCCACGAGTTCTTTCGCAAGATGAAAAGAAGCGGGGAAGCTCCGAGAGCGATCACTTATAAAG TGCTTGTCACGAGTTTCTGGAGAGAGGGGAAAGTTGATGAAGCTGTGGAAGCTGTGAGGGATATGGAACGCAGGGGAGTGGTTGGAACAGCCAGTGTGTATTATGAGTTAGCTTGCTGTCTCTGCAACAATGGAAGATGGCAAGAGGCTGTGGTGGAG GTTGAGAAGTCAAGAAAACTTCCTCATGCAAAACCTTTGGAAGTTACCTTCACAGGCTTGATAATTTCTTCCATGGAAGGCGGACATATAGATGATTGTATATCCCTTTTCAACTACATGAAAGGACAGTGTGATTGCAGCGCTAACATTGGGACCATAAACACCATGCTTAGGATCTACGGGCGGAATGATATGTTCTCAGAAGCTAAGGAACTGTTCGAAGAAATCAAAGGAACCCAACTCCCTGAAAGGACTTCCAGTGGTAGTGACAATGTTGTCCATGTTTCACTCATTCCGGATGAGTACACATACAGCTTGATGCTTGAGGCTTCTGCCAGAGCACTGCAGTGGGAATATTTTGAATATGTTTACAAGGAGATGACCCTCTCACACTATCGGCTGGaccaaacaaaacatgcatctTTTCTCATGGCAGCATCTAAAGCTGGAAAG GGGCATCTTCTCGAGCATGCATTTGATTCAATTCTCGAAGCTGGTGAAGTGCCTCAACCTCTGGTTTTCCTTGAGATGGTTtttcaagccacggctcaacatAACTATGAGAGAGCTGTCACCCTTATCACGATAATGGCCCATGCACCATTCCAAGTTACTGAGAAGCAGTGGACCGAGCTCTTCGGGAGGAGTAACAGAAGAATCCCCGAGGAATGCTGGGAGAATCTCTTAGGTGCCCTCCGCAATTGTCCTCTAGCAAATGAAGCCACGGTGACCAACTTGGCGAGATCATTGAACTCTCTCCTCGAAAGATCAGTTGAATCGGGAGAAATCTCTAGCTTGGGCAAGGGGACTGGAAATTCTCAGGCAGATTTGGTGGGCAGAAGAAGCCTTAGTTTCGGCCAAGACGACCTTGGCACTGTGAATCACGGTACATCTGACGGAGGTGAACCCAAAATAGACATGAGAGGAGAAAAATGTTACATTGCTGGAGAGGTCTGTGGCGATGACTTGCCAGAGGGGGAGTCGAACGGTATAGACAGTATACTCTCGACATTTAGATTGGATGACGACTTAGAGGACGAAGATGAGGAAGATAATGACGATTTGGAGCTTGGATTAGAATACGACTCTGacgaagatgaagagattgaACCGGACTTGCCCTCAGCGGAGGAGATACTCCAAATGTGGAAAGAGAGCAGGCAGAAGGACGATTCAACGCCAAATTAG